The genome window TGCTCGCTCTTGCGCAGTTGTTCCTCGGCCTCGCGGCGGTCTTGAATCTGCCGTGCTCCCAGCACCATACGGACGGGGTTGCCCTCGAGGTCGTAGACAAAGTCGAGCTGGGTCTCGAGCCAGACCTTCGAGCCATCCTTGTGGTGGTGCTGGTACTCCAGCCGCAAGGGCCGTCTTCCCTCTCGCGCAGCCCGCACCGCCTCCAGCACCCAGTTGCGGTCTTCTGGTTCAAAAAATTCGAAAGCGTTGCGGCCTACCAACTCCTGTGGATCGTAGCCCAGCGCCGCCTGCACCGAGGGGGTAACGTACTCGATCAGGCCCTTCGGATTCAGCATCATGACAACATCGCGCATCGAGTTGGTCAGCTCGCGCAAGCGCTGCTCGCTTTCCCTTACGGCTTGCTCAGCCAAGTAGCGCTCGGTCACATCCCGCAGGCCGACCACTACACCCTGAAAAACCCCTTCGGGCGAAAAAAGAAAACTGATGGAAGCTTCCAGGATGCGCCGTTCGCCGTCGGGGCGTTGATACGAAAAGCCCACCAGGGCCACATGGCTTTTAGGCGTGGCCTCGAGCACCATTTGGCTAAAGATGCGCTGTTGCTCAGTATCTAGCAGGCTATAAACCGAACGGCCTACCACTTCTTCGGGCCGCCAGCCCGCCACCGTATATACCGATGGGGTCGCGTACTGGATCTGGAGGTTAGCATCCGCCAACAAAACCACGTCTCGCACGGTCTCGGCAATCTGGCGCAGCACCTTTTCGCTCTGCAAATGCTCTCTTTCGGTCTGTTCCAGGGCCGTAACGTCTTGCCCAATGGAGGTAATTCCTACCACCCGCCCCTGCCCATCCCGCAGCACCGTGTTATTCCACACCACCGCCCGCTGCTCGCCGCTCCGGGTCAGAATGCGGTTTTTGTACTGGGGCATGATTGTCCCCTGGGCTATCTGCTGCTCAAAAGCTGCTTTTAGATTGTCGTCCTCAGGCACAAACAGCTCGAACCAGTCACGCCCGGCTATTTGAGGCCAGCTCCAGCCGGTGAGCTCGAGCAGACACCGGTTACAAAACATAATGCGACCTTCCCGGTTCAGTCTGACCACCAGCAACGCCATTTCCTCAAAGGCTCGGTCGGTCTGGCGATCGTCCTGCAAATCCCAAAAGCCACCCGACCCCCGGTACAACCAACCCAGCAGCCCCAACAACAGCAAGGCGGTTAGGGCCAAGCCCCACAAGCGAGTCTCTATACTCCACGCCACCACGAGCAAAGCCAGCAGCGCTGCCGCCGGCCATGCCCAGTCCACGGTGCGTTGGCTACTCACTTAGCTTAGTTTAGTGCATTGGGAAACAAAGCCCGGCCCAAATGTGGAATGGCATCATTCATCGGGGATCGGGTTCGGCCAGCACCGCCTCGGTCTGGGTTTTGCGATACTGTGCTAAGGCTGCTTTGCACGGGGGGTATTTGTTGGCCAGAATGCTCACGGCCAGCAACGCGGCATTGATCGCGCCGGCACGGCCAATTGCCAGGGTACCCACCGGCACCCCGGCCGGCATCTGCACGATGGACAGGAGCGAGTCCAGCCCTTTGAGGCTCCTGGACTCCACCGGTACCCCCAGCACCGGCAGGCTGGTTTTGGCCGCGGTCATGCCGGGCAGGTGCGCCGCGCCCCCGGCCCCGGCGATGATGACCTCGAGGCCCCGCGCCTCGGCTTGCTCGGCGTATTCAAACAGCAAATCCGGGGTACGGTGCGCCGAGACCACCCGCACCTCGTAGGGCACCTGTAGCTGCTCTAAGGTCTGTGCAGCGTGCTGCATGGTTTCCCAGTCCGACTTCGAGCCCATGATCAGGCCCACCAGGGGGTGAAGGGGTAGCTCCATGTGGCCTCAGTTTATCGCGCAGGCAGCACTTCGGCGAACCGGCACGCCCGCCTATCGACTGGGTGGCCTGACCTGATTTAGGGCTGACAAAAACTGTATGGACGGGTTAAGGTCGAGGATTCCTTGCGCATCCCAAGATCCAGGTTGACCTTAGAATCGTATAGCATGGACACCCTGGAGCTACTTCGCGCCAACCTGCTCTCCCCTGCCGTGCTGGCCTTTGCCCTGGGCATTGTGGCTACCCTGGTCAAGTCCGATTTAAAAATTCCCGATGCGCTTTATACCACCCTTTCGATCTACCTGCTGCTCTCCATCGGGCTCAAAGGTGGGGCTGCCCTTGCCACCACGCCCTTCGCCGAAGTATGGAAACCCGCATTGGCTACGCTGGCTTTGAGCATAATCACCCCGCTCCTCTCGTATACCACCCTGCGCCGCCTGGGGCGCTTTGACGTGGTCAACGCGGCGGCCATTGCCGCTCACTATGGCTCGGTCTCAGCGGTTACCTTCATTGCCGCCACCACCTTCATGCAAGCGGCAAAGCAGCCTGTGGAGGGGTTCTTGCCAACCCTGGTAGCCATTTTGGAGGTTCCGGCTATCGTGATCGCCCTGCTGATTGCCCGTCGCAGCCTGGGAGGGGGCTCACTGGGTGAAGCGGTACGGGAAATTTTCGCCGGGAAAAGCGTTTTGCTGCTGGTAGGGGGTTCGGTGATGGGGTTCCTGACCGGGCCCGAGGGTCTCAAGCAGGTAGCAGCGGTGTTCGTGGAGCCTTTTCGCGGTGTGCTGGTGCTGTTTTTGCTCGAGCTGGGGATGATAGCCGCCAAGCGCCTGCGCGACTTGCGATCGGTGGGGGGCTTCTTGGTTGGTTTTGGGATTGCCATGCCGCTGATTCAGGGCAGCCTGGGGGTATGGCTGGGCAGCCTGGCCGGCATGTCGGTGGGGGGGGCGATGGTGCTGGGCGCCATGGCCGCGAGCGCCTCGTATATTGCTGCCCCGGCCGCGGTGCGCATCGCCCTGCCCCAGGCCAACCCCAGCTACTATCTCACCGCCTCGTTGGGCATTACCTTTCCCTTCAATCTGACCCTGGGCATCCCCATCTATTACGCTATTTCTCGCTGGCTGCACGGAGGTAGTTAATGGCCCTGGTTTCACTCAAGCTGGTTACCATCATCGCCGAGGGGTTTCTGGAAGAAAAGCTGGTGCGAGACATCAAGAAGCTTGGGGCCAAAGGCTACACCATCACGGCTGCCCGGGGTGAGGGCAGCCGGGGGGTGCGGGCCAGCGAGTGGGAAGGAAGCAACATCCGCCTGGAAACCATCGTAAGCCCCGCCGTGGCCGAAAAAATCCTGAACCACCTGGCCGAGGTGTATTTTGCCAACTATGCGGTGATTGCCTTTGTGGAAAACGTCGAGGTGGTGCGGGGCGATAAATACACCTAGCCAGACCGCTACGACGGCACCCCAGACTTCCTTACCCCTCTGCCGTCTCGCTGGTAGTGCAGCACGCCGCCTTTAATCACCAGCTCGAGGTGCTGCTCGGGGCGGGTAAGCACCCGGATGTCCTCGAGCGGGTTTCCCTCCACCGCAATCAGGTCGGCGTAGGCACCGGGGGCCACCACCCCCAGCCGCCCCTCGGCCCGCAGCAGCCGGGCGGCATACAGGGTCGCGCCGCGGATGACCTCGAGGTTGGGCTGCACCTGCGCCCGGATGGCGAACTCCTCGAGCTGGTGCCGGTGCATGGCCCCCAGCAGATCGGTGCCGTAGGCCAGGTTCACCCCGGCTTTATAGGCCATCTCCAGCGCGGCCAGCCCCTTATCGAGCACCAGGTCAATTTTGTAGGCCACCTCCTGGGGCAGGCCCGCCGCGACCCCTTCTTTGGCCAGGGCCTGATAGGTGACCAGGGTGGGCACCATCCAGGCCTCGTGCTGCAAGAATAGCTCCACACTGGACTCGTCAATCAGGTTGCAGTGCTCGAGGCTCCGCACCCCCGCGCGCAGGGCCCGGTTGACCGCGCGGGCGGTGTAGGTGTGGGCCATGACGTACAGGTCGGCCATCTCGGCCTCCTCCACCGCGGCCCGGATCTCCTCGAGGGAGAACTGGTCGTTGGTCAGGCGGTCGGTGGGCGAGGCGATACCGCCCCCCAGCATCAGCTTGATGTGGTCGGCCCCCCGGCGAATCTCCTCGCGGGCCGCCCGCCGCACCTCGGGCACCCCGTCCACCACCCGGCCAAAGGCCACCGGGGTGCTAACGGTCTCGACAGCAATTTCACCCGCCGCCCGGCTGTCGGCGTGGCCCCCGGTCTGGCTCAGGGCCCGCCCGCAGATGAAAAGCCGCGGCCCCACGATCAGCCCCTCCTCCACCGCCCGCTTGAGGCCAAAGTCGGCCCCGGCAGCGTCCCGCACGGTGGTAAAGCCGCGCAAGAGCATGGCCCGCATAATCTCGGCGGCCTGCAGGGCGTTGTAGTGCGGGGAGGCGTTGTGCAGTTCGCGCAGATTGGCCGTCCAGGCCAGCACGTGCACGTGGGCATCAATCAGCCCTGGCAGGAGGGTTTTACCCCCCAGGTCAATCTGTACCACCCCGGTGGCCCGGGCCTCGGGGGCTTCTAGGTGCATGGGCTCGAGGCGCTCGATCAGGCCGTCCCGAACCACCACCCGCTGATTGGGCAAAAGCAGGCCAGCTTGTACATCCAGCACGCTGGCGTTTTGGAGGAGGGTTATAGGCAACACAGGCAAGTCTAACACCCCATGCGTTTGTACTATTTTTCCCATGAAATAGGGCTTAAAGTCACTCAACTACCGCATGGTTTTCCGATAGGATATGGGCAAGCACAGGAGGTGCTATGAACGTTCTGGAACGACAGCAGGAGGCGGGCCTGGCAACCCCTACACCCATCATCAACGACTTTTCGCTAGTGGTAGCCACCGCCAACGGAACCGGAAGTCAGACCGCAAACCTCACGCTGTTGCGGTCTTTTTTTAAGCTGGGCATACCGGTTCACGGCAAGAACATCTTTCCTTCCAACATCCAGGGGCTTCCTACCTGGTATCACATCCGGGTGAGCCACGAGGGCTACATTGCCCGCAAGCCCTCGGAAATTCTGGTGGCCTTCAACCCCGCCACCGCCCACGAAGACCTGCAGGAGCTACCCAGCGGCGGGGTATGTATCTACAATGCCGATCTCAAGAACCTGCCCAAGCGCAACGACATCACCTATTACCCGGTTCCGGTTGGCGAGCTCATCGCTGGGATTGACGTGCCGGTCAAGCGCAAGCCCTACATCGCCAACATGACCTACGTGGGGGTGGTGGCCTGGATGCTGGGGGTGCCGCTGGAGGTGGTGGAAGAAGCCCTGGGTGCGCAGTTCGACTACCGCCAAAAGCTGGTGGAAAGCAATATGCAGGTGGTGCGCCGGGCCCACGCCTGGGCCACCGAGAACCTGCACAAACAAGACCCGTTCCGCCTCGAGCCCATGAACAAGACCGAGGGCCTGATCATCATGACCGGCAACGAGGCCGGGGCCTTAGGGGCGGTGTTCGGCGGGGTGAGCGTGGCGGCCTGGTACCCCATCACCCCCTCCACCAGCTTTATGGATGCCCTGCGGGAGTTTTTGCCCAAACTCCGCAAGGATGAAAACGGCAAACCCACCTACACCGTGATTCAGGCCGAGGACGAGCTGGCCGCCGCCGGCATTATCATGGGCGCGGGCTGGGCCGGGGCCCGGGCCCTTACCGCCACCAGCGGCCCTGGTATCAGCCTGATGGCCGAGTTCGTCAGCTACGGCTACTTCACCGAGATTCCCGCGGTGATCTGGGATATCCAGCGGGTCGGCCCCAGCACTGGCCTGCCCACCCGCACCAGCCAGGGGGATGTCTCCTTTGCCTACACCCTGGGTCACGGCGACACCAAACACCCCATCCTGTTCCCCTCCTCCATCGAGGAATGCTTCGAGTTTGGCTGGAAGTCGCTGGACCTGGCCGAGCAGCTCCAGACCCCGGTGTTTGTACTCTCCGATCTGGATCTGGGCATGAACAACTGGATGGGCAAACCCTTTGAGTACCCCGACCAGCCCATGCAGCGCGGCAAGGTGCTGAGCGCCGAGCAGCTCGAGGCCCTGGGCAGCTTCGCCCGCTACAAGGACGTGGACGGCGACGGCATTCCCTACCGTACCCTGCCCGGCACCCCCCACCCCCTGGCCGCCTACTTTACCCGCGGCAGCGGCCACAACGAACAGGCCCAGTACAGCGAGCGGGCCGACGACTGGGAGCGCAACATGGCCCGTCTGGCCCGCAAGTTCGAGACCGCCCGCAACCTGGTGCCGGCTCCCGCAGTAGACCACCACCCCGCCGCCCGGGTGGGCCTCATCGCCTACGGCACCACCCGCTATGCCATCGAGGAAGCCCGCGACCGGCTGGCCTCCCAGCTTCCCACCAGCTTTTTGCGCCTGCGGGCCCTGCCCATCAACCAGCAGGTGCGCGATTTTGTGGCGGCCCACGAGCGGGTCTACGTAATCGAGCTCAACCGCGACGGGCAGATGTGCAGCATTCTCCAGGCCGAGATGCCCGATTATGCTGCCCGTATTCGCTCAATTGCCCACCTGGACGGGCTGCCTCTCACGGCCCGCTGGGTACAAGAACGTCTGTTGCAAGAAGAGGCCAGCGCCTAAACCCAAGCCAGAGGTTAGTTTTATGGAAAACCCCAGTCCAGTCCCGCCCATCAAGCTCAACGCGGTGGGCCTCAGCAAAAAAGATTACGACGGAAGCCCCAGCACCCTGTGCAAGGGCTGCGGCCACAACTCCATCGCCAGCCAGGTGGTGCAGGTCGGCTTCGAGCTCAACCTACGGCCCCACGAAATTATCAAGCTTTCGGGCATCGGCTGTTCGTCCAAGTCGCCGGCCTATTTTTTGGGCATGTCCCACGGCTTCAACGCCCTGCACGGGCGGATGCCCAGCGTAGCTACAGGAGCCCTGCTGGCCAACCACACCTTGAAAGCCATTGGGGTCTCGGGCGACGGCGATACCGGCAGCATTGGGATGGGGCAGTTTAAGCACCTGATGCGCCGCAATGTGCGGATGGTTTACGTCGTGGAGAACAACGGCGTGTACGGCCTCACCAAGGGGCAGTTCTCGGCCACCGCGGAAGAGGGCCTCGAGCTCAAATACGCCGGCCACAACGAGTTTCCCCCGGTAGACCTGTGCATGGAGGCCATCATCGCCGGGTGCGGCTTTGTGGCCCGCAGCTTTGCCGGCGACGCCAAGCAGGTACGCGAGCTGCTCAAGGCCGCCCTCTCCCACCGGGGTACCGCCCTGCTCGACATCATCAGCCCCTGCGTGGCCTTCAACAACGAGGACGACAGCCCCAAGAGCTACAGCTACGGCACCAAGCACGAGCAACCCCTGCACGAGCTGGGTTTCATCCCCCACGCCGAGGAAATTTCCATCGAGCCCTTAGAGCCCGGCGAGTTCCGTACGGTGCGGCTGCACGACGGCTCCCTGATTAGCCTGCGCAACCTGGGCCACGACTACGACCCCACCAACAAGCTAGCAGCCCTGGAGCGCCTCCAGCGGGCCCAGGAAACCGGGGAGTTCATTACCGGCCTGATCTACTACAACCCCGACCGGCCCAGCCTGGCCGAGCTCGAGGGCCTGAGCACCCCCCTGGCCCAGCTTTCCCCCGAACAACTGCGCCCCAGCCAGGCCGCTCTGGAGCAGTTGTTGCAGTCCTATCGTTGATAGGCCTTTGAGCTAGGGCCAAGCTGGACTACAACCAGCCGCGCAGGCGGTAGACCAGCAGCCCCAGGTACTCCCGCGTAAGCGGGGTCAGGGCCTGCAAGCGATCGGCGGGGGCCACCAGGGCCCTATCGAAGCGGGGCTCGCTCGAGTTCACACTCAGCACCTCGAGGCCCAGCCTGCGAAAGGCCCCTGCAGCCCGGCGGCTGTGGGCGGGGGTGGTAACCAGCAGCACCCGCTGCCAGCCCCGCGCCTGTACCAGCTCGGCCACGGCCAGGGCCTCGGTGCGGGTGGTGCGCATCTGGGGCAAAAAAAGAATCTCCGGGCCTTCGTCCCCGTACAAGGCCTGTACGCGCTGGGCGGCCACCCGGCCCAGCGAAGGGCAGCGGGCGTCGCCAAAAATCTCCCCCACCGTGTCGGAGAGGGTGATGCGGGGAGCATGGCCGGCCCGCCAGAGCTCGAGGCCCTTCTCCAGCCGGGCCAGCGAGGAGGCCTCGAGCTCCCCCGCCCCGCAGTGCATCCCGCCCCCCAGCACCACAATCAGGTCGGCTTTTTGCGGGGCTTCATTCACAACCAGGCCCTCGGCCAGCACCCTGGTGAGCGGGGTAAACACCACCACCGCAACCAGCAGCGCACAGAGCCCACTGCCCCAAAGCAAAA of Meiothermus sp. contains these proteins:
- a CDS encoding P-II family nitrogen regulator codes for the protein MALVSLKLVTIIAEGFLEEKLVRDIKKLGAKGYTITAARGEGSRGVRASEWEGSNIRLETIVSPAVAEKILNHLAEVYFANYAVIAFVENVEVVRGDKYT
- a CDS encoding amidohydrolase family protein, translating into MLPITLLQNASVLDVQAGLLLPNQRVVVRDGLIERLEPMHLEAPEARATGVVQIDLGGKTLLPGLIDAHVHVLAWTANLRELHNASPHYNALQAAEIMRAMLLRGFTTVRDAAGADFGLKRAVEEGLIVGPRLFICGRALSQTGGHADSRAAGEIAVETVSTPVAFGRVVDGVPEVRRAAREEIRRGADHIKLMLGGGIASPTDRLTNDQFSLEEIRAAVEEAEMADLYVMAHTYTARAVNRALRAGVRSLEHCNLIDESSVELFLQHEAWMVPTLVTYQALAKEGVAAGLPQEVAYKIDLVLDKGLAALEMAYKAGVNLAYGTDLLGAMHRHQLEEFAIRAQVQPNLEVIRGATLYAARLLRAEGRLGVVAPGAYADLIAVEGNPLEDIRVLTRPEQHLELVIKGGVLHYQRDGRGVRKSGVPS
- a CDS encoding 2-oxoacid:ferredoxin oxidoreductase subunit beta: MENPSPVPPIKLNAVGLSKKDYDGSPSTLCKGCGHNSIASQVVQVGFELNLRPHEIIKLSGIGCSSKSPAYFLGMSHGFNALHGRMPSVATGALLANHTLKAIGVSGDGDTGSIGMGQFKHLMRRNVRMVYVVENNGVYGLTKGQFSATAEEGLELKYAGHNEFPPVDLCMEAIIAGCGFVARSFAGDAKQVRELLKAALSHRGTALLDIISPCVAFNNEDDSPKSYSYGTKHEQPLHELGFIPHAEEISIEPLEPGEFRTVRLHDGSLISLRNLGHDYDPTNKLAALERLQRAQETGEFITGLIYYNPDRPSLAELEGLSTPLAQLSPEQLRPSQAALEQLLQSYR
- a CDS encoding sodium-dependent bicarbonate transport family permease, with translation MDTLELLRANLLSPAVLAFALGIVATLVKSDLKIPDALYTTLSIYLLLSIGLKGGAALATTPFAEVWKPALATLALSIITPLLSYTTLRRLGRFDVVNAAAIAAHYGSVSAVTFIAATTFMQAAKQPVEGFLPTLVAILEVPAIVIALLIARRSLGGGSLGEAVREIFAGKSVLLLVGGSVMGFLTGPEGLKQVAAVFVEPFRGVLVLFLLELGMIAAKRLRDLRSVGGFLVGFGIAMPLIQGSLGVWLGSLAGMSVGGAMVLGAMAASASYIAAPAAVRIALPQANPSYYLTASLGITFPFNLTLGIPIYYAISRWLHGGS
- the purE gene encoding 5-(carboxyamino)imidazole ribonucleotide mutase, with protein sequence MELPLHPLVGLIMGSKSDWETMQHAAQTLEQLQVPYEVRVVSAHRTPDLLFEYAEQAEARGLEVIIAGAGGAAHLPGMTAAKTSLPVLGVPVESRSLKGLDSLLSIVQMPAGVPVGTLAIGRAGAINAALLAVSILANKYPPCKAALAQYRKTQTEAVLAEPDPR
- a CDS encoding 2-oxoacid:acceptor oxidoreductase subunit alpha, with the translated sequence MNVLERQQEAGLATPTPIINDFSLVVATANGTGSQTANLTLLRSFFKLGIPVHGKNIFPSNIQGLPTWYHIRVSHEGYIARKPSEILVAFNPATAHEDLQELPSGGVCIYNADLKNLPKRNDITYYPVPVGELIAGIDVPVKRKPYIANMTYVGVVAWMLGVPLEVVEEALGAQFDYRQKLVESNMQVVRRAHAWATENLHKQDPFRLEPMNKTEGLIIMTGNEAGALGAVFGGVSVAAWYPITPSTSFMDALREFLPKLRKDENGKPTYTVIQAEDELAAAGIIMGAGWAGARALTATSGPGISLMAEFVSYGYFTEIPAVIWDIQRVGPSTGLPTRTSQGDVSFAYTLGHGDTKHPILFPSSIEECFEFGWKSLDLAEQLQTPVFVLSDLDLGMNNWMGKPFEYPDQPMQRGKVLSAEQLEALGSFARYKDVDGDGIPYRTLPGTPHPLAAYFTRGSGHNEQAQYSERADDWERNMARLARKFETARNLVPAPAVDHHPAARVGLIAYGTTRYAIEEARDRLASQLPTSFLRLRALPINQQVRDFVAAHERVYVIELNRDGQMCSILQAEMPDYAARIRSIAHLDGLPLTARWVQERLLQEEASA
- a CDS encoding YdcF family protein translates to MPGLSLRLLMAAGLSLLLLPLGLVINPELGLGPLVGLWLGGTLLGGWGPTFRVLLWGSGLCALLVAVVVFTPLTRVLAEGLVVNEAPQKADLIVVLGGGMHCGAGELEASSLARLEKGLELWRAGHAPRITLSDTVGEIFGDARCPSLGRVAAQRVQALYGDEGPEILFLPQMRTTRTEALAVAELVQARGWQRVLLVTTPAHSRRAAGAFRRLGLEVLSVNSSEPRFDRALVAPADRLQALTPLTREYLGLLVYRLRGWL